The following are encoded together in the Pectobacterium wasabiae CFBP 3304 genome:
- a CDS encoding carbohydrate porin, with protein MINNKKMRNKRLTFKKKAAVLMLLSCYGLVPDAMAQKLTLEQRMELLETQLKQTQEKLQAYEDKEKKQNSLVGLSPVNTVAGHEGVAQPAVALQAKSTTAESDPVLSESALKKISKYVQEDTGFKYSGYFRTGYASTTNGGPKSWAAGSLGRLGNEYDGWYNLSFKKRAWQEGNKSIWANVQFEGDLGLSQSDESFEKGMAGGGMGKLSKLFVETKGFLPFAPEATFWIGKHTLPQYEIQMLDWKASRTLSGAGLGIENWKMPVGSLSMALTRNDIDNYSTTCTTATCSKTTQVNVNIAEVRYKDIPLSKDLSLEVGAKHAFANQTDEQKAAQSAGNDYKVKSAWLGQAILRHPVLGGFNELTAQVANNSFASQFMNISGPNPDFDYRSAYYGIHSEGIGWRLINQGEIYLRDNVIMAHSLVYGRGNDLYSINNGAHTDFETIRAVIRPSYIWDKTNQTAIELGYFVQENTAKNSSYDESGYKVTLAHILKVDTSLLKSRPEIRFYTSYLKALDNEIDKHSFNDNKDYQISFGVQAEVVF; from the coding sequence ATGATAAATAATAAAAAAATGAGAAATAAAAGGCTGACATTCAAAAAAAAAGCCGCTGTATTAATGTTGTTATCTTGTTACGGGTTGGTACCGGACGCGATGGCACAAAAATTAACGCTTGAACAACGTATGGAGTTACTGGAAACACAATTAAAACAAACGCAGGAAAAGCTACAAGCTTATGAAGATAAAGAAAAAAAACAAAATTCATTAGTTGGTTTATCCCCTGTAAATACGGTTGCTGGGCATGAAGGCGTGGCGCAACCAGCGGTAGCATTACAAGCCAAATCCACGACTGCGGAGAGCGATCCGGTATTATCAGAATCGGCACTGAAAAAAATTAGCAAATATGTTCAGGAAGACACTGGATTTAAATATTCCGGTTATTTCCGTACTGGCTACGCATCAACGACGAATGGTGGTCCTAAATCCTGGGCCGCAGGTTCGCTGGGACGTTTAGGTAATGAATATGATGGTTGGTATAACCTATCATTTAAAAAACGAGCCTGGCAGGAAGGCAATAAATCAATTTGGGCTAACGTACAGTTTGAAGGCGATTTAGGATTATCTCAGAGTGATGAATCCTTTGAGAAAGGCATGGCTGGCGGTGGAATGGGAAAACTCAGCAAGTTATTTGTTGAAACGAAGGGCTTCCTACCCTTTGCACCAGAAGCGACATTCTGGATCGGTAAACACACACTGCCACAATATGAAATCCAAATGCTGGATTGGAAAGCTAGTCGGACACTTTCTGGTGCAGGTCTGGGGATTGAAAACTGGAAAATGCCTGTTGGATCGTTAAGCATGGCATTGACGCGCAATGATATTGATAATTACAGCACGACCTGTACAACGGCAACATGTAGTAAAACTACTCAAGTTAATGTGAATATTGCTGAAGTTAGGTATAAAGATATTCCATTGAGCAAAGACTTGTCTCTTGAAGTGGGGGCGAAACATGCTTTTGCTAACCAGACTGATGAGCAAAAAGCGGCGCAATCTGCCGGTAATGACTATAAAGTTAAATCTGCCTGGTTAGGTCAGGCTATTTTACGTCACCCGGTGTTAGGCGGCTTTAATGAATTAACCGCGCAAGTTGCTAATAATTCTTTTGCTAGCCAGTTTATGAATATTTCTGGCCCAAATCCCGATTTTGACTATAGGAGCGCTTATTATGGCATTCACAGTGAAGGAATTGGCTGGAGATTAATAAACCAAGGTGAGATATACCTGCGTGATAATGTCATCATGGCGCATTCCCTGGTATATGGCCGTGGTAACGATCTTTACTCGATCAATAACGGTGCACACACGGATTTTGAGACCATACGTGCAGTGATCCGTCCATCCTATATTTGGGACAAAACGAACCAGACCGCGATAGAGCTTGGTTATTTTGTGCAGGAAAATACCGCCAAAAATAGTAGTTATGATGAATCCGGTTATAAGGTGACTCTGGCTCATATCCTCAAAGTGGATACCAGCCTTCTAAAATCTCGACCAGAAATTCGTTTCTACACCAGTTATCTTAAAGCGCTGGATAATGAGATTGATAAACACAGCTTTAACGATAATAAAGATTATCAAATCAGTTTTGGTGTTCAGGCTGAAGTCGTTTTCTGA